A window of the Acidimicrobiia bacterium genome harbors these coding sequences:
- a CDS encoding DUF3179 domain-containing protein, which translates to MGIDLDSYGPKPGTVQTDMTAPRTFTVALFLTAVACSSPTVDAPHDLVSATTVTTVAASPPAPAIPPGPLPARVVDELDTLVSSLDTDIDRDALRALADANDARVAWLIADLLRFLLPGPIQDDAIVTFEQLTDVDLKTAPVPWVTATNLLIGWDVPAPPDYVRWKGQLFSAIDDRWAPFFEPTASIDYRLLSWGGVRPDDRPFGDFAASCQGGCIPALDNPAVTDVSGGSWYPDDGVVFGIVLNGEARAYPKNILEVHEMVIDTVGAVRIGLPYCTLCGSAEAYDLASVPNGIDPSFMRTSGLLVRSNKLMFDLNTWSAIGTFTGVAVSGPLHDAGVELTQLSVVVSTWAEWKRTYPQTTIVAQDGGIGRSYEADPLGGRDANGPIFPIGPVDDRLPVQAPVLGVEAADGTLVAFPIAEVREQLAVGKRIMFGNIEVVAIAGGFTAVENGLEIVFHEAFWFAWSQFHPDTGLWQRGLDN; encoded by the coding sequence ATGGGCATCGATCTGGACAGCTACGGGCCAAAGCCCGGTACCGTTCAAACCGATATGACCGCCCCTCGAACCTTCACCGTTGCACTGTTCTTAACAGCGGTGGCGTGCAGTTCACCAACCGTTGACGCACCCCACGACCTCGTTTCGGCCACCACCGTCACCACCGTCGCGGCTTCGCCGCCCGCACCTGCGATACCACCGGGGCCGCTTCCGGCACGGGTCGTAGACGAACTGGACACCCTGGTGTCTTCCCTCGACACCGACATCGACCGCGACGCCCTTCGGGCTTTGGCCGACGCCAACGACGCAAGGGTTGCCTGGCTCATCGCCGACCTCCTGCGTTTCTTGCTCCCAGGACCCATTCAAGACGACGCCATCGTCACCTTTGAACAACTCACCGACGTGGATCTCAAAACGGCACCGGTCCCCTGGGTCACGGCCACCAACCTGCTCATCGGTTGGGATGTCCCGGCGCCGCCCGACTACGTCCGATGGAAAGGTCAACTCTTCTCCGCCATCGACGACCGATGGGCGCCCTTCTTCGAGCCGACCGCTTCGATCGACTACCGACTCTTGTCATGGGGCGGCGTCCGGCCGGACGATCGGCCCTTCGGCGACTTCGCAGCCTCCTGCCAGGGCGGCTGCATTCCGGCTCTCGACAACCCGGCAGTCACCGACGTGTCCGGTGGCAGCTGGTATCCCGACGACGGCGTCGTCTTTGGGATCGTCCTCAACGGCGAAGCCAGGGCGTATCCAAAAAACATCTTGGAAGTGCACGAAATGGTGATCGACACGGTCGGTGCGGTTCGAATCGGGTTGCCGTACTGCACGTTGTGTGGTTCGGCCGAGGCGTACGACCTGGCGTCCGTACCGAACGGTATTGACCCTTCCTTCATGCGCACGTCGGGCTTGCTGGTGCGATCCAACAAGCTCATGTTCGACCTCAACACCTGGTCGGCCATCGGCACGTTCACCGGCGTGGCAGTGTCAGGACCGCTCCATGATGCCGGTGTTGAGTTGACCCAACTCAGCGTCGTCGTCTCAACGTGGGCCGAATGGAAAAGGACCTACCCGCAGACCACGATCGTGGCTCAGGATGGGGGCATCGGACGATCGTACGAGGCGGACCCACTCGGAGGGCGCGATGCCAACGGCCCCATTTTCCCGATCGGCCCCGTCGACGATCGACTGCCGGTCCAGGCGCCGGTCCTGGGAGTCGAAGCGGCTGACGGAACTCTGGTGGCCTTTCCAATCGCCGAGGTGCGTGAGCAACTCGCGGTCGGCAAACGGATCATGTTTGGCAACATCGAAGTTGTTGCCATTGCCGGTGGGTTCACAGCCGTGGAGAACGGTTTGGAGATCGTCTTCCACGAAGCCTTCTGGTTTGCCTGGTCACAGTTCCATCCGGACACCGGGTTGTGGCAGCGAGGCCTCGATAATTAG
- a CDS encoding CAP domain-containing protein, with the protein DAPPSTTTPPTTTPPSDPPPATTTTAPPPTTTTTAPAGGYVSGGDESTFLSLINSTRSSAGVGALSRDGGLDGYARWWAEQMAIAGGISHSGMGGIDGKWTMSAENVGAGGSTAQGLYSVFTGSSGHLANITDGRYTHVGIGAWIDGTGMLWTVHIFAAQ; encoded by the coding sequence CCGATGCGCCTCCGTCTACGACGACGCCACCTACGACGACGCCTCCCTCGGACCCGCCACCGGCAACGACGACGACTGCACCGCCGCCCACCACCACGACCACGGCTCCGGCCGGGGGATATGTGTCGGGCGGAGATGAATCGACGTTCCTCTCGTTGATCAACAGCACTCGTTCATCGGCCGGCGTGGGCGCGCTCAGCCGGGACGGAGGGCTCGACGGCTATGCGAGGTGGTGGGCTGAACAAATGGCCATCGCCGGGGGTATCTCACACAGTGGGATGGGTGGCATCGATGGCAAGTGGACGATGAGTGCCGAAAATGTCGGGGCGGGCGGTAGCACTGCTCAGGGGCTCTACAGCGTGTTCACCGGCTCCTCAGGCCACCTGGCCAACATCACGGACGGTCGATACACCCATGTTGGCATCGGCGCCTGGATCGACGGCACCGGGATGCTGTGGACCGTGCACATCTTCGCAGCCCAGTAG